The Coffea arabica cultivar ET-39 chromosome 6e, Coffea Arabica ET-39 HiFi, whole genome shotgun sequence genome contains the following window.
gaacgggattttggcgttaaagtggtgttctattggattggttcctttatttgaacgttgacggagggtcaacgaggctggatcaagtattgcaacggggatctggctcctgagagccacctgtatcctttataTTATtgtgttcattcatttctcgtatttgacATGAATATATGCCTTAAAAGTGATTTCTCATGGCTCTACTGTTTCTACtctttatacttttggtacctcattgagcttttagctcaccccgtcccgttatccttgttttccttacatggaactttttttttttgaacttcgATGTTTTGAAGAGTGAGTGGAGttagttagaaatttttttgttcttttggtataACTCCTCGACAATTTGaagaccctaaatgtattttaatacaatatttccttgtgatttgtaaacttactaatatgtatattttaaagtgtttcctcatgtttatgtgacATATGTATTTGGAAATGTACATTCTCTCATGTTAAAGAAAGTTTACTTGTACTGGGTTGGATAGTGACGTGGCAGCAGCACTTCCATTTCGTTTTGTTTTCCGTGGGAACGTTGTACCAAAGATTTATTGTATCTTTTAGTTCGGCTCAATTGGGTTCTGAATGTTTATCTTCTCAAAGTTCTTTGAACGTTTGGTAGGAGTTACGTTTGTTCCGGATCCGtaatcccggcgagagttgggcaggcggtccgccgaacccttggttcgccttagggtgaggtggggccgtcacaggtggtatcagagtcgtttcgcgtggtctctgagTGGAGTGAGAttggaccaagtggtgttatggtcctgatttcgtgactgagtctaagtgctcgtttgagcataagctatgaaccgtgtatgttataagtgtaaaaatctttatcatggaacttgaggaagatagatatgtatgtcgggtaggaatctataatatggatgatttactcttgggaccggccagctcgaattgtgaattatcttattgtggattcttggatttgattaccaaatagtggagagcgcgagaataagggtctgtatcttgattgaacTTGAGGTAAGTTTGAAAGGCAAAGACCAAGGTACGGAAGATTTTACATTGGACCTCGTAATAAGATTGATCGAGGGGATTTGATATGGAAGTGTTATCATGGACTATTCTTGTACTAGTCTGGCTCAGATTTTCTTGAGGGTGGCTAGATTGTAAGGGAATTCGCACCTAAGACCTGTTCCATTTTGCTATGACCGTGAggacttgataagtgtttacTTGACTTTGAGTTCGTCTAGCTACAACCATAGAGGTATTTTCTACCCCTCTTGTGAGATTCGATAACCGTAGTTTGGCTCTCGATAAACTACCCTTGCCTatactttcttgatatttattTCTTAATGTCAAAGTATGGAGCTGACTTGATTATTATTGTGTCAAGATCGATAGTAGGTACGGAAATTTGAGAGAAAGAATTTGGCCTCTATACCTGTACGCTTCTAAGTTTAATTTTTTCGTGGTTGGATTGGGAGTGAGGGAACTTTACAGTTATATGGTTAAAGTCCCACGTGTACTTAATTACTTATTTTGACTCTCTAATTTGCCTGacaggctatcacttgagttcgaGCGAATCGGTAAGATGGCACATTTGGCTGATATGTATAAGGAGATAGAGATTCTTCGAAAGgaagtagagttccaaaagagattaGTTGAGCATTGAGAAGGGCGATGGAAACAggagtattcggagaaaattgagctactGCACAATAACATAgaactgaaaaagaaatacgaaaGGATTCCGGAAAAGGTACGAAGTAAGTTTGGGCTAATGCCTTCATCTAGTCAAATGGCCTCTCAGGACATTCCTAATAATAAAGATGAAAGAGGTAAAGGAAGTGCTCGTGATAACAAAGGGAAACGTAAAGAGATGGATGGAAAAGGAGTTGCTATGAAGGAtaaggggaggaagaagaaaaaaaagggacacTTCAAGAAGAAATGTGTGGCTGCTAAGTGTGAAACGTGTAACAAAAGTCATACAGGGATATGTTATGTGAAAATTGGTGCATGCTTTCGATGCGGCCAACTGGGACACCAAGTAAGGAACTGCCCAAAACAAATGAATTTTGGAATGGTGAAACTACTGTAATAGTTAAAGTCGGCAAGCAATGATGTGTTAGCTGAAATAATTGTATTTATGGAACTATGTGTATACAACCCCTATGTAATGAGTATATTCTCAATAAAAGTAGTAGATCTATACCTGATATTGTGAGTGTATTCTTCCTATGTCTTCACTGATTTTCTTAGCATAGCGTTTTAGTCATAGCATTGTTACGATTTCTTTCTAGATAGATTGTGGTATGAGGAGAATTTcgaagacgaaattcttttaagaagaagagagtgtgagaacccgaaaatttttatattttttagatattattttatttccttgtctacaattttatactttccttcaatatattaactttatatacatttttataagtgaatataatttttcaaatcattttcctagtatgaaTTAGTTCATAGTAAGTTTGAAGCGTAGTATGGCTGTGGGGCCCGCTAGTGCGCTAAATGCGATAAAGTTTTGtcgattaattgaagttttgtattaCGAAATATTATGTTATAGGGTGCTAGGAAATAATTAGAGattagctagatagattaaccattggaagaaagaagataaggttgaaccattaaaagtgccacgtgtcgcgacacgattggaagttggacttgcctaactttctttacctttactaaaaccttaattttgaccaatttttgtttcattctttaccttcttggccgagcttcttgaagagaaaaaccaagagagaaaacttcatTTGCCAACTTcaatttgcttcaatcttgagttctaaccaaGTGAGTTGCAAAATACACTATCAAAGTTGCTAgataaggaggattaaagctttCAGTGGAGGAATTTGTGAAAGGAAAACTCAAAGTtctcatctttcttgaggtgttaAGGTACTTTTCTTACAAACCTTCTCTTTGTtcatgctaatgtcaaattagtggTTTGTGGTGGCTAAATATGCTATTTTATGGACGATTTTCTGGTTGGAGGtagagttagctaaatttcaggttttattggtgatttttctgattatatatGATAATTAGTTGTTGGCCAtgaatgatagcttgatatggtgagaaatgaagcatttgtgtgttagttgtagttgtttgcagaaaatttcagactttgtgcggaaattccagtttagggttagTAATCTGCCAGGATTTTGCACTACATGTTCGTCCTTGAAggaggccgaatcagcctttgcccaaaacatgaaagttgtttgTAATTGCGTTAGCTAGCTACCTGTAAAACTTCAACTCAATtggagcactgtaacatgtgaaatggctgaaatacccttgactgcccatgagtcCTGTTTCGCGGCCAAATTTCCGTTTTCgtggaaatttccatttttgaccctgaaaatgcatgatttggttttggaggtcttcataagaaatgtaggtatatgtatTTGTTTTGAAACATTATAAGATtcattttaatccgataagtgtaacttcAGTTATGGTTATTGTGCTGAAATGTGTGTTTTATCagctatgatttgtatgtggttgatttgagatgaattggtgttgattgtaggatggaaaagtaaggaaatgtaggggacatgctgtccaaattttgaaagtgttggatttcttcgagtttggaatatatataagaaaggtttttggggttgtttgagTCTTAGgttttcatgttaccttttcgttcccaaaaatcatgttttgcacccttgtattagtaattatttggcgagacATATGACTAATAGTCGAGTCTCACTTGCGCATTCCGTTTACTTGATTTTGGATATGGaattttcaattgttttactttggttattttagggtttcttggcgattaaagccacgctggcgtgaaaatttttgaagtatctgtacttgaaccggtgagtgtactactcccctgaattattacTAAAGTGattatctgtacttgcaaattgttatttgaatgtctttatcgactgtttattttgtacgagacgagtgtgtactttatcacactcgttctctggcctgtgtggcttgtttcctgtatatacttgaatctgttacctgcgcctgttataatgtcgtttggaagtgtatccaacGAATTTCTTGTTACATCTGAGATCaatctcatggggagttaattgaatcgagccagcaagggtttggtcaagaaaattgacaatccatgggtgcctgtttctaggaatttttgggtattgagacccttgattccggtatactcgagtattatcattcctgttcctgtttggcgttcaggcccggtaaagggtatgtttggtgaacgagattttggcgttaaagtagTGTTCTATTGGATTGattcctttatttgaacgttgacggagggtcaacgagacTGGATCAAGTATTACAACGGAGATCTGGCTCccgagagccacctgtatcctttatattgtggtgttcattcatttctcgtatttgacGTGAATATGTGCTTTAAAAGTGATTTCTCATGAGTTCTACTGTTTATACtctttatacttttggtacctcattgagcttttagctcaccccatcccgttatccttgttttccttgcagggaactttttttttggaacttCGATGTTTTGAAGAGTGAGTGGAGttagttagaaattcttttgttcttttggtatagctcctcgacaatttGAAGACCCTAAATatatcttaatacaatgtttctttgtgatttgtaaacttactaatatgtatattttaaagtgttttctcatgtttatgtgacatatgtatttgggaatgtacattctctcatgtcaaacaaagtttacttgtactGGGTTGGATGGTGACGTGGCAGCGGCACTTCCATTTCGTTTTGTTTTCCGTGGAAACGTTGTACCAAAgatttattatttcttttagtcCGACTCAATTGAGTTCTGAATgtttatcttctcgaagttctttgaGCGTTTGGTAGGAGTTACGTTTGTTCCagatccgtagtcccggcgagaattGAACAAGCgatccgctgaaccctttgattcgccttagagTAAGGTGAAACCGTCACACTTTTCAGTTTGAGTGAATAATTATTGTCgggataaaaattataaaaaatattattattaatgtaatataaatgaaataaaaaagtatTAAGAATACggtaaattaattaaaaattatgttCGCGCGCGATAAGCGAATacaagaggaaagaaaattagaaaaggCCAAAAGGGTGCTTGGGGATTTCACTTTTACTGAGACCGTAATTAATAATGTCGCAGCGTGCCGAAGGGACTGCCAAAACGATGCCTTGCTGTAGGGAGCAAAGACTGCAAGATTATAAATGAACCGACAGGCCCTACAATCCCCTACCACACTTAGGCCATCATCGTCACTCTCATAGGACATTTTATTATGCTCTGCCGCAGGAGCAGCTGCCGCTCCTGCGCTTCCTGCCAATCTCGTCCTAATCAATTTTGGGTGGCTAAATAGGGCACTGTACTAGTGGTAGGTTAAGATAGACGTCAAGAAAAATGGACTCCACAATTCTGCACGATTATGCATTTCATTACATGTTGTTAACAGTGGTATATTATTTGGTACTCACGATTAGGACTGCAAATTAGCCGTCTTCAGTATGAGTTTTGAACTTATTGAATTGAGTTAGGTAATGTGCGAGTTAGAGTTTGAATTTGAGTTTGTCAAGCCAAAAAAATAAGTTCAAACTCTACTCAACTTCAGAAAAAAGAAGCTTCATTTTTGGCTCATAAGTAGCTTGAGATGTTAGTTTGAATTTCACTCGACATTCTAGCTTGCGAGGAGCTTGAAATTAGTTTGATTTTAATTGATGTAGGGATAGTTTTATAATTTTACTCGAGCTTTTCAAGCGGCCCATCGAACAATCTAATCTAACAAATGACTGCTCGAATTTGAGTCGTATATatgtttaaaataaaataaattaaaatattataatgACTTGATTTCAATATATTGTATCTTTTAATATGATATAATATATGTAAAatgaattaaattaaattaaaaatatattcataATATAATTGAATAAACTTTTACAAATAATTCCTTGTTCAAATAAATCCCTAATATTTTCATGTGAAatgtcattttttaaaatttttgttaaaagaTGTATTATAATGACTTGATGCatgtaatataaaaaaaaatgaagagtattatttaaaataattgttgtaatattttttataatgtaatatatgtgaaatcaaaaatatttaaaaatataaaagatagATTGCAAAACATGTTTATGATACaagtaaaataatttaaaaatatgttaacaaaaaacataaaaattcttcaatataatattatttaaaatattatttaaaataattattaaaacactttttgtaatgtgatgtatgtaaaataaaaagataattaagaatataaaaagatgagttaaaaattatttttataatgcaaagaaatattatttgagatatatgtgctatccaaacactctAAACAAGGTGATGCAATTAAAATTTTTACTTAAAACTTCATACTTCAAATATTGGGATTTATCTACAAAGGTCAATTGAGTATCATACAATTTCGTGAAGTAAAagcttaataaaaaaaaaaaaaaaaaccacgtTGGAGTAGCATGTAATTTGCGGCTCGAAATGTTTTCTGACATAATTAATGTGTTCACCCTTCCACCTTTTCCCCCCCTTGATCCGTACGTCATATGACAAAGGTCCATTTCACCTTGCATGGAGATTCCAGCAAGTTAAAAGATTTGTTGACCCTTTGAAGAAAAGGTAGAAAGTTTGCAAAAGGCACAGGATAAGTCTGTACAACAAAAAAACATCTTCACTTTCTTCATGAAAAGAACAGAAGTAGCAGCAAAAGAGAGCACAATCTccagaaaaggggaaaaagaaagccaTCAACGATTTTCTAAGCTAAGCTGAGCTGCTGCCCAATGGTTcatattttacattttcttccttctgcttcttcttctcTATTATCAGTTGCCTTGTCTCAATTCTTGTCTCCAACTCCACCTTTTCTACCATCTTCTCATAATGTCATCTACTAGGTTACTGAATATTCTATGCTCCGTTAGATGCCAAAAAAACCCCATGTCAAAAGGGTCATTCCATTTGTGATTAGTAGTAAGTTTTAGTTCCAGCAGCTTTACTACCACTTCCAACTTCAGAGTTCAGACTTCAGAGCCCCAGCAAAATGTAGTAGACTAGAGTGATTGGTAGAGCTATTAACATCCCAAATATAACCCTGCAATAATCACATTCAGGAACAAGATTAAACATCTTTTATTTCTATCACACAGATTTTTACTGTTCTATTGATCTAACATCGAAAAGAAAATGCAACTAACATTGTGCTCAGTATGTCTGGATGAACGTTGTACTCCTTTGCAAAGACAAAAGGAACAATTCCCTGTGGAAGAGCAGCCTGAAAATACAATGAAGACGTATAATTCATTCATCATATATCTATTCAACTGGATATGCCAAATTAACAGCTAAAAATTCGATGCTATTTGATGATCTTTATAACCTGAACAATGGCAATGTGTAATAAGACGCCTCGCAATCCAACTGCGATTGAGGCAGCAGCCATGACAGCAGGTCCGGTGAGGAAGCGAACTGCCATTGAGAAAGCAGCAACTGTCTTTCCACAGGCAATGATTTTGGGCTGCAAGGCCATGAATAAACCTGCAAATCCATTGAAGAGTTAAAAACTCTGATGCAAAATAGGTTGACTTTCAATCCCAGTTAAGTCCTTTCTGTTATAGTAAGTCATTACCAAGACTAAACATGGCCATTCCAAGACCAGCATCAGATAGTATGGAAATGGATTTGGCAATTATTGCAGGCATTTGTATACCCCACCTAGCATGATCAAGGGAAATGATGTGAAATCAACTCACCTACCATAAAAATATAGTCAACTGAGTCAAGAAATTTACTACTAGATGAATACCTGAATGAGACCAGGGACCATGTCAACCCAAATAGACTGGAATAAGTATTGGGATTCCTAATGAGTTTCCTCCAGACCATTATCAAAATTAGTCTGGTCATGACACTAGCAGGGGGCATAGCAGTTGCCTTGATGTCTTGAGCACTGGCTTTAGGATGGAGCTCAGCTGTGGAACTTGAACCAAGCTTGGACAATACTGGCCCTTCACGGTCATCTCCATTTGCTCCTGGTCTGTTTCCAAAGCTAAATTCATCTCTTCCAAAATCATCATAATCTacacaaatatacaaaaaaaaaagattaaagaataatcaaatcaaatcagaAGCTATGCTACCATCAAAGAAATGAGAGTAACATAAAGTGAAACATATAAGCTGGATTTTTGGTGTTATCAGGAAAGTAGGTGAAATGCTGAAAGTAAATGACGTTAGTGGAAGCATGTCCCTAGAGAAAGACAAATGAGACCAAAATTTGAGGGACTGTGCAACAAAAAGCAACGGCAACAAATAGAAGCCCATTGTAGAGAAGGGGAATTTGATAGGGGGAAGAGGCATAACAAACAAACCCCACTTCATCCACAAACCGATTAAAGAAACCTCCAATCTAAAAATAGATTTGAACAAGACAAATTAACTTACATCACATAGCataaaattccaagaaaacaaatgggAACACCTAAATCATTCCCAGAACACATGCAATACATCTAACGAACAACATGAAAATAGTCAAAACCATGAGCTTAACAATAGTATTGAAGCAGATTGGCAAAGCGCAAACCTTTTGGGTGAGCTCCGACTCCAAGATCATTTCCGTAGTCTCCTCCCCTGAACACATGAATCCCTCCTTCAGACACTGGTGAAGCACTTGAGCTCCAAACAAACATGTGAAGATCTTTGCCACCATCAGTCCCATTAGCCTTCCTTTTCGCCCCCGGACCGGATACTGGAGAAAATATTCCGGCACTAGCTGGAGCAGGGTACCCTGCATTTCCCTGTCCGCAAACCCCATTAGCTCTGGAGAGATTCCCAAAACCACCTAAGCCATTCTCCTCATCAaagttcatgttcccaaaatttGATTGCCTTGGACTGACATTGCTAGCATTCTTTCCATTTACCATGGAATAAAAATCAGTGTGATTAAAGCTTGAACCC
Protein-coding sequences here:
- the LOC113695379 gene encoding probable auxin efflux carrier component 1b, with protein sequence MITITDLYHVLTAVVPLYVAMILAYGSVRWWKIFSPDQCSGINRFVALFAVPLLSFHFISTNNPYAMNYRFIAADTLQKIIVLVVLAIWSRTSSRGSLEWSITLFSLSTLPNTLVMGIPLLKGMYGDASGSLMVQIVVLQCIIWYTLMLFLFEYRGARMLIAEQFPDTAGSIISFKVDSDIISLDGKEPLQTEAEVGEDGKLHVTVRKSTSSRSEIFSRRSHGPNSGLSMTPRPSNLTNAEIYSLQSSRNPTPRGSSFNHTDFYSMVNGKNASNVSPRQSNFGNMNFDEENGLGGFGNLSRANGVCGQGNAGYPAPASAGIFSPVSGPGAKRKANGTDGGKDLHMFVWSSSASPVSEGGIHVFRGGDYGNDLGVGAHPKDYDDFGRDEFSFGNRPGANGDDREGPVLSKLGSSSTAELHPKASAQDIKATAMPPASVMTRLILIMVWRKLIRNPNTYSSLFGLTWSLVSFRWGIQMPAIIAKSISILSDAGLGMAMFSLGLFMALQPKIIACGKTVAAFSMAVRFLTGPAVMAAASIAVGLRGVLLHIAIVQAALPQGIVPFVFAKEYNVHPDILSTMVIFGMLIALPITLVYYILLGL